Proteins found in one Oribacterium sp. oral taxon 102 genomic segment:
- a CDS encoding undecaprenyldiphospho-muramoylpentapeptide beta-N-acetylglucosaminyltransferase, producing the protein MSLHRIVLTGGGTAGHVTANLALLPRLREMGCEIRYIGSHDGIERRLLTEAGVPYRSVDTGKLRRYRDLRNLTDPFRVLRGVFQARRLLREWRPDLVFSKGGFVAVPVVWAARLLHIPVVSHESDMTPGLANRLTLGCASRICCNFPETVQRLPAGKAVLTGSPIREELLRGSREDGLRRCGFTGEKPVLMVIGGSLGSVAVNEAVRKNLDTLLADFDIVHLCGRGNLAASPDGRPGYRQYEYLTEELRDVYAMAELVISRAGANVICELLALRKPNILIPLPLEASRGDQILNARSFERQGFSLVLDQHALEREAGLLPEAVRAVYERRDMYRETMAHADAANGVSAVLRVLCETAG; encoded by the coding sequence ATGAGCCTTCACAGAATCGTACTGACCGGAGGCGGCACCGCCGGGCATGTGACGGCGAATCTCGCCCTGCTGCCGCGGCTTCGGGAGATGGGCTGTGAGATCCGCTACATCGGCTCCCATGACGGGATCGAGCGGAGGCTGCTCACAGAGGCGGGCGTTCCCTATCGGAGCGTCGATACCGGGAAGCTCCGGCGTTACCGGGATCTTCGTAATCTGACGGATCCGTTCCGGGTGCTCCGGGGCGTTTTTCAGGCACGGCGGCTCCTTCGGGAATGGAGACCGGATCTCGTATTCTCGAAGGGGGGCTTCGTGGCGGTTCCGGTCGTTTGGGCGGCACGGCTCCTGCATATTCCCGTAGTGAGCCATGAGTCGGATATGACGCCGGGGCTCGCCAACCGGCTGACGCTCGGCTGCGCGTCGAGGATCTGCTGCAACTTCCCGGAGACGGTGCAGCGGCTCCCCGCGGGGAAGGCGGTGCTGACCGGCTCTCCGATCCGGGAGGAGCTCCTCAGGGGGAGCCGGGAGGATGGGCTCCGTAGGTGCGGCTTCACCGGGGAGAAGCCCGTGCTGATGGTCATCGGCGGAAGTCTGGGCTCGGTCGCGGTCAATGAAGCGGTGCGGAAAAATCTGGATACGCTGCTCGCGGACTTCGATATTGTCCACCTATGCGGCAGAGGGAATCTCGCAGCATCGCCGGACGGCCGTCCCGGCTACCGGCAGTACGAGTACCTGACAGAGGAGCTTCGCGACGTATATGCGATGGCAGAGCTTGTCATCAGCCGTGCCGGCGCCAATGTGATCTGTGAGCTGCTCGCGCTCCGGAAGCCGAATATCCTGATCCCGCTCCCGCTGGAGGCATCCCGCGGGGATCAGATCCTCAATGCCCGCTCCTTCGAGCGGCAGGGCTTCAGCCTCGTGCTCGATCAGCATGCGCTGGAGAGGGAGGCTGGGCTTTTGCCGGAGGCGGTGCGTGCCGTATATGAGAGACGGGATATGTACAGAGAGACGATGGCGCACGCAGATGCCGCAAACGGGGTCTCGGCGGTGCTCCGGGTGCTCTGCGAGACCGCGGGATAG
- a CDS encoding HIT family protein — translation MREQNCIFCRIANGEIPSTTLYEDARFRVIFDLSPATRGHVLLIPKEHYADLTELDTETAREVLPLAARIGRAMKAGLGAAGFNLVQNNGEAAGQTVRHFHLHIIPRYGAGEELLLWKPGESTAEEREALSSRMGEYLR, via the coding sequence ATGAGAGAGCAAAATTGTATTTTCTGTCGTATCGCAAACGGAGAAATTCCGTCGACGACGCTCTATGAGGATGCGCGCTTCCGCGTGATCTTCGATCTGAGCCCGGCGACCCGGGGGCATGTCCTGCTTATCCCGAAGGAGCATTACGCGGATCTGACAGAGCTGGACACGGAGACGGCGCGGGAGGTGCTGCCGCTTGCCGCACGGATCGGCAGGGCAATGAAGGCAGGACTCGGCGCGGCGGGCTTCAACCTCGTGCAGAACAATGGAGAAGCAGCGGGACAGACCGTGCGGCATTTCCACCTGCACATCATCCCGCGCTACGGCGCGGGAGAGGAGCTGCTGCTCTGGAAGCCGGGAGAGTCCACGGCGGAGGAAAGGGAGGCACTCTCTTCGCGGATGGGGGAATATCTTCGATGA